The following are from one region of the Microbacterium paraoxydans genome:
- a CDS encoding DUF2188 domain-containing protein, with product MPKGDVDTFHQEGGWFNRVQGEVNTFSGPHDTKDEAVAVGRETARARQVEHLIRREDGTIGERNSYGDDPRDVRG from the coding sequence ATGCCGAAGGGCGATGTCGACACGTTCCACCAGGAGGGTGGCTGGTTCAATCGCGTCCAGGGCGAGGTGAACACGTTCAGCGGGCCGCATGACACGAAGGACGAGGCGGTCGCCGTCGGGCGGGAGACGGCTCGGGCGCGTCAGGTCGAGCACCTCATCCGACGGGAGGACGGCACGATCGGGGAGCGGAACAGCTATGGCGACGACCCCAGGGACGTCCGCGGCTGA